One Paraburkholderia agricolaris DNA segment encodes these proteins:
- a CDS encoding methyl-accepting chemotaxis protein has translation MTLNKKLASMIAVLWTGLILIGGFGAWQNRASMISDRRDQLASLIDQANHIVNRYYTLAQQHTITEDEAKKQALETLAAMRYGKDGYISVNNSQSVMLMHPIKPELVGKNLTQFTDPAGNHLFTDIVDAGNHDGGGYVDYLWSKPGSDKPVAKTSFSLRFAPWDWYLVTGMYMDDVQNAFYANLLRWLVITVTLGAIATAVMLLVLRSIRRTLGGDLEVAVEAAQLMARGNLATRVPVHTNDTNSLLHALHTMQAGLVDTVSRVRLGTENINIGATEIAAGNTDLSQRTEEQAAALVETASSMDQMTVNVKQNADSALQAAHLAGQAADVATRGSRVVDDVVRTMGEITSSSRQIGDIIGVIDGIAFQTNILALNAAVEAARAGEQGRGFAVVAAEVRSLAQRSATAAKEIKALIETSTHTVEAGASLVANAGSTMGEIVQSVRRVNEILEEISNASREQSAGIEQVNRAVGEMDQVTQQNAALVEQAAAAAHSLKDQVGVLREAISSFALPA, from the coding sequence ATGACTCTGAACAAAAAACTAGCCTCAATGATCGCGGTCCTCTGGACCGGCCTGATCCTGATCGGCGGCTTCGGCGCATGGCAAAACCGTGCGTCGATGATCTCGGACCGCCGTGACCAGCTCGCCTCGCTGATCGACCAGGCGAATCACATCGTCAACCGCTACTACACCCTCGCCCAGCAACACACGATCACCGAAGACGAAGCCAAAAAACAGGCGCTAGAAACACTCGCCGCCATGCGCTATGGCAAAGACGGCTACATCTCCGTCAACAACTCGCAATCGGTCATGCTAATGCACCCGATCAAACCGGAACTGGTCGGCAAAAACCTGACTCAATTCACCGACCCGGCCGGCAATCACCTCTTCACCGATATCGTCGACGCAGGCAATCACGACGGCGGCGGCTACGTCGACTATCTCTGGTCCAAGCCCGGCAGCGATAAACCCGTGGCGAAAACCAGCTTCTCGCTGCGCTTCGCGCCGTGGGACTGGTATCTCGTCACCGGCATGTACATGGACGACGTGCAGAACGCGTTCTACGCCAATCTGCTGCGCTGGCTCGTCATCACCGTGACGCTCGGCGCAATCGCGACCGCCGTCATGCTGCTGGTGTTGCGCAGCATCCGCCGCACACTCGGCGGCGATCTGGAAGTCGCGGTCGAAGCGGCTCAACTGATGGCGCGCGGCAACCTCGCCACGCGCGTGCCGGTACACACGAACGACACCAACAGTCTGCTGCACGCGCTCCACACCATGCAGGCCGGTCTCGTCGATACGGTGTCGCGCGTGCGTCTCGGCACCGAAAACATCAACATCGGCGCTACCGAAATCGCCGCAGGCAACACGGATCTGTCGCAACGCACCGAGGAGCAAGCCGCGGCGCTCGTCGAAACGGCCTCGAGCATGGATCAGATGACAGTCAACGTGAAGCAGAATGCGGACAGCGCGCTGCAGGCAGCCCATCTCGCCGGCCAGGCCGCGGATGTGGCCACGCGCGGCAGCCGCGTGGTCGACGACGTGGTGCGCACGATGGGCGAAATCACCAGCAGCTCGCGGCAGATCGGCGACATCATCGGCGTGATCGACGGCATCGCGTTCCAGACCAACATCCTCGCGCTCAATGCGGCCGTCGAAGCAGCCCGCGCGGGCGAACAGGGACGCGGCTTCGCCGTGGTCGCCGCCGAAGTGCGCAGCCTCGCACAGCGCTCAGCCACCGCCGCGAAGGAAATCAAGGCGTTGATCGAAACGTCCACTCACACCGTCGAAGCCGGCGCATCGCTGGTCGCCAACGCCGGTTCGACCATGGGCGAGATCGTGCAGTCGGTGCGCCGCGTGAACGAAATCCTCGAGGAAATCAGCAATGCGTCGCGCGAACAGAGCGCGGGCATCGAACAGGTCAATCGCGCAGTCGGCGAAATGGATCAGGTCACGCAACAGAATGCCGCGCTCGTCGAACAGGCCGCAGCCGCGGCCCATTCGCTGAAGGATCAGGTCGGCGTATTGCGCGAGGCGATCTCGAGCTTCGCGTTGCCGGCCTGA
- a CDS encoding trimeric intracellular cation channel family protein: MLLHSLYLLAIVAEAMSGAMMGMRRGMDRFGLCLVGTVTALGGGTVRDVLLGHYPLAWISHPDYVLITIGAASIAAAGARWLRNWQGLFVTVDAIGLIAFTIIGCDVAATLDVSPAIVVLAGAITGVCGGMLRDLLCNQIPLVLREELYASIALGAGALYVALQACDVAPGPASIVVLAGGFTVRMMAVRFRWQLKVFTAADSGGAS, translated from the coding sequence ATGTTGCTCCATTCCCTCTACCTGCTTGCGATCGTCGCCGAAGCCATGTCCGGCGCCATGATGGGCATGCGCCGCGGCATGGACCGCTTCGGCCTGTGCCTCGTCGGCACCGTCACCGCACTCGGCGGCGGCACGGTGCGCGACGTGTTGCTCGGCCACTATCCCCTTGCATGGATCTCGCATCCAGATTACGTTCTGATTACAATTGGGGCGGCGTCGATTGCCGCGGCCGGCGCCAGATGGTTGCGCAACTGGCAAGGGCTGTTTGTCACGGTCGACGCAATCGGCCTGATCGCGTTCACGATCATCGGTTGCGATGTTGCCGCGACACTCGACGTGAGCCCGGCCATCGTCGTGCTGGCCGGCGCGATCACCGGCGTGTGCGGCGGCATGCTGCGCGACCTGCTGTGCAATCAGATACCGCTCGTGCTGCGCGAGGAGCTGTACGCCAGCATCGCGCTCGGCGCGGGCGCACTGTATGTGGCCCTGCAAGCCTGCGATGTCGCGCCGGGGCCGGCTTCCATCGTGGTGCTGGCAGGCGGCTTCACGGTGCGCATGATGGCCGTGCGGTTTCGCTGGCAACTCAAGGTATTCACCGCCGCCGATTCGGGCGGCGCAAGCTAA
- a CDS encoding peptidoglycan D,D-transpeptidase FtsI family protein — MVQKKKSQSHDPYAPVAKNQLLAARLPMWRSKLVILLVFSAFASLVARAFWVQIVNQDFYVDQGQKRYQRTLELDATRGRIVDRNGSLLAVSLATYEIWASPKLLDEATFAPLSKLLDLPMAELRRRLNGDKTFVLLKRQVDADTADHLNKLGLAGITQIADSKRFYPEGESAAHVVGFTDIEDNGQEGVELAANEQLLGVPGQREVIRDRLGRVVSETRPLVPAQNGDTIHLTIDRRIQQLAYTQLKDAIAKHHAEAGSVVVLDARNGEILALANYPSFDPNDRARLTGRQLRNRAVVDTFEPGSTIKPVVVALSIDEGKVRPQSIINTAPGWYKIGPAVIHDTSNHGAMTVAEAVQKSSNIALAKLALNLPAETIWNKYQEYGLGLRPDLTFPGVASGKVRPYKRWRPIEQATMAYGYGLSTSLLQIAQVYTAYAGDGTLHHVSLLRKDQGADREAGAARAAQAADPGHAVTTPATARAIRSMLEMATGPGGTGRAAAVEGYRIGGKTGTARKQVGATYAKNRYRALFVGMAPMSDPRLIVAVMIDDPAGKAFYGGTVAGPVFGAVTGGALQLLGVPPDA, encoded by the coding sequence ATGGTCCAAAAGAAGAAATCGCAGTCGCATGATCCCTACGCGCCCGTCGCGAAGAACCAGTTGCTGGCCGCGCGCCTGCCGATGTGGCGCTCGAAACTCGTCATCCTGCTGGTGTTCAGCGCGTTCGCGTCTCTGGTTGCGCGCGCGTTCTGGGTGCAGATCGTCAATCAGGATTTCTACGTCGATCAGGGGCAAAAACGCTATCAGCGCACCCTCGAACTCGATGCAACACGCGGGCGCATCGTCGACCGTAATGGCTCGCTGCTCGCCGTCAGTCTCGCGACCTATGAGATCTGGGCCTCCCCCAAGCTGCTCGACGAAGCCACCTTCGCGCCGCTGTCGAAGCTGCTCGACCTGCCGATGGCGGAACTGCGCCGGCGTCTGAACGGCGACAAGACCTTCGTGCTGCTCAAGCGCCAGGTGGATGCGGACACCGCCGACCATCTGAACAAACTCGGCCTCGCCGGCATCACGCAAATCGCGGATTCGAAACGCTTTTATCCGGAAGGCGAATCGGCCGCGCACGTGGTCGGCTTCACGGATATCGAGGACAACGGCCAGGAAGGCGTCGAACTCGCCGCCAACGAACAACTGCTCGGCGTGCCAGGCCAGCGCGAAGTGATCCGCGACCGTCTGGGCCGGGTGGTGTCCGAGACCCGGCCGCTGGTACCCGCGCAAAACGGCGACACCATCCACCTGACGATCGACCGGCGCATTCAGCAGCTCGCCTACACGCAACTGAAGGACGCCATCGCCAAACATCATGCCGAAGCCGGCAGCGTGGTGGTGCTCGACGCGCGTAACGGCGAGATTCTGGCGCTCGCCAATTATCCGAGCTTCGATCCGAACGACCGCGCGCGGCTAACCGGACGGCAACTGCGCAATCGCGCGGTGGTCGACACCTTCGAGCCGGGTTCGACGATCAAGCCGGTCGTCGTCGCACTGTCGATCGACGAAGGCAAGGTGCGGCCGCAAAGCATCATCAATACCGCGCCGGGCTGGTACAAGATCGGCCCCGCCGTGATTCACGACACGTCGAATCATGGCGCAATGACGGTTGCCGAAGCGGTGCAGAAGTCGAGCAATATCGCACTTGCCAAGCTTGCACTGAACCTGCCCGCCGAAACGATCTGGAACAAGTATCAGGAATACGGGCTTGGATTGAGGCCGGATTTGACCTTTCCGGGTGTCGCGTCGGGCAAGGTTCGCCCGTACAAACGCTGGCGTCCAATCGAACAGGCGACCATGGCCTATGGCTACGGCCTGTCCACTTCGCTGCTGCAGATTGCGCAGGTCTACACCGCCTATGCCGGCGACGGCACCCTGCATCACGTGAGTCTGTTGCGCAAGGACCAGGGTGCAGACAGAGAAGCGGGTGCGGCCCGCGCGGCGCAGGCCGCAGACCCAGGCCATGCGGTCACGACGCCCGCCACCGCGCGCGCGATCCGCTCGATGCTTGAAATGGCCACGGGTCCGGGCGGCACGGGGCGCGCAGCGGCAGTGGAAGGCTACCGGATCGGCGGCAAAACCGGCACGGCGCGCAAACAGGTCGGCGCCACTTACGCGAAAAACCGTTACCGCGCGCTGTTTGTCGGCATGGCGCCGATGAGCGACCCACGGCTGATCGTCGCCGTCATGATCGACGACCCGGCCGGCAAAGCGTTCTACGGAGGCACGGTGGCCGGCCCGGTGTTCGGCGCGGTGACGGGTGGCGCGCTGCAATTGCTGGGAGTGCCGCCGGACGCGTGA
- a CDS encoding GGDEF domain-containing protein, which translates to MTNLAQTPLSDRLRSLVDTVQHNERTLRRFQNVELRLIGAQDFTSFLDTLFSHLPREFSLASVVLWLDDRAPMLLELLEPGALHALDQANLRTSREGGLAAQGLCDAGRPWLGKLDELDEMARRAFFGDIDTPASAILLPLAAGDTASGYLCLCSDDPTRFAEGMATDILERFASIVTASLDNVAHRERLKQLGMTDSLTGLANRRYFDERLREEIMRAVRYGVPVACLFIDIDNFKLINDTYGHQTGDRALAAVAACVRQQVRLGDTVARYGGEEFTALLQGDRADALTVAERVRLAVEKLDLQDDHGERIALTVSVGVAARTITGTPAEAAVHGHAMIEEADRAMYQAKRNGRNRIEALVQAASHNAAR; encoded by the coding sequence GTGACGAATCTCGCTCAAACGCCGCTTTCAGACCGCCTTCGCTCGCTCGTCGATACGGTGCAGCACAATGAGCGCACCCTGCGCCGCTTCCAGAACGTCGAGTTGAGGTTGATCGGCGCACAGGATTTCACGTCGTTTCTCGACACGTTGTTTAGCCATCTGCCGCGAGAATTCTCGCTGGCGAGCGTCGTGTTATGGCTCGACGACCGCGCGCCGATGTTGCTCGAACTCCTCGAGCCGGGCGCTTTGCATGCGCTCGACCAGGCCAATCTGAGAACCTCGCGCGAAGGTGGTCTCGCCGCCCAGGGGCTGTGCGATGCAGGACGGCCGTGGCTGGGCAAGCTGGACGAACTGGATGAAATGGCGCGCCGCGCGTTCTTCGGCGACATCGACACGCCGGCTAGCGCGATCTTGTTGCCGCTTGCCGCCGGCGATACCGCCAGCGGCTATCTATGCCTCTGCAGCGACGATCCCACGCGTTTCGCGGAAGGCATGGCGACGGATATTCTGGAACGCTTTGCAAGCATCGTGACGGCGAGTCTCGACAACGTCGCGCATCGCGAGCGGCTCAAGCAACTCGGTATGACCGATTCGCTGACCGGCCTCGCCAATCGCCGCTACTTCGACGAACGGTTGCGCGAGGAGATCATGCGCGCTGTCCGGTATGGCGTGCCGGTCGCGTGTCTGTTTATCGATATCGATAATTTCAAGCTGATCAACGACACCTACGGGCACCAGACCGGCGATCGCGCGCTGGCGGCGGTGGCGGCCTGTGTACGGCAGCAGGTGCGGCTGGGCGACACCGTGGCGCGTTACGGCGGCGAAGAATTCACCGCGCTGCTGCAGGGCGATCGGGCCGATGCGCTGACGGTGGCCGAGCGCGTGCGGCTGGCGGTCGAAAAACTGGATTTACAGGACGACCACGGTGAACGTATTGCACTGACCGTGTCAGTTGGCGTGGCGGCGCGCACGATTACCGGCACGCCGGCCGAGGCGGCCGTGCACGGCCACGCGATGATAGAAGAAGCCGATCGGGCGATGTACCAGGCCAAGCGCAATGGCCGCAACCGCATCGAAGCGCTGGTGCAAGCCGCCAGCCATAACGCTGCACGCTAA
- a CDS encoding DUF2866 domain-containing protein has product MVEDTVFEHLRAMPGNEWVRQIHSCKVSDPLQPPWGRSYRLVEWTMKHNPESSRRVVPAESTPLEIAQAVVSHIPGRRFCQQSDD; this is encoded by the coding sequence ATGGTGGAAGACACGGTATTCGAGCATTTGCGCGCGATGCCCGGCAACGAATGGGTGCGCCAGATCCACTCGTGCAAGGTCTCAGACCCTCTGCAGCCCCCTTGGGGACGCTCGTACAGACTCGTCGAATGGACCATGAAGCACAACCCCGAGTCGAGCCGTCGCGTGGTGCCCGCGGAAAGCACGCCACTCGAAATCGCACAGGCGGTCGTGTCGCACATTCCGGGGCGCCGATTCTGCCAGCAAAGCGACGACTAA
- a CDS encoding glutathione binding-like protein, whose product MDLYFSPLACSLATRISLYEAGAQAVYIQVDTKSKQLADGSDFYPISPLGQVPVLRTDEGWLLTENTAILPYVADHYPAARLAPAAGTAQRARLQQWLGFISTELHKAVFVPLLDAHAPEDAKRYARDKAALRLGVLQDHLAQSEYLLDTFTVGDAYLVTVLNWASYGGIDLSQWPAVAGYYKRLMQRPSIAKAAAEEVALFQAEMAKHAKS is encoded by the coding sequence ATGGATTTGTACTTCTCTCCGCTCGCATGCTCGCTCGCCACCCGCATCTCGCTGTACGAAGCGGGGGCGCAGGCCGTGTACATTCAGGTCGATACGAAGTCGAAGCAGTTGGCGGATGGTTCGGACTTCTATCCGATCAGTCCGCTCGGTCAGGTGCCGGTGCTGCGCACGGACGAAGGCTGGTTGTTGACCGAGAACACGGCGATTTTGCCCTATGTGGCCGATCATTATCCCGCCGCACGGCTCGCGCCCGCCGCGGGCACGGCGCAGCGCGCGCGGCTGCAGCAATGGCTGGGTTTTATCAGTACGGAGTTGCACAAGGCAGTGTTCGTGCCGCTGCTCGACGCGCATGCGCCTGAAGACGCGAAGCGCTATGCGCGCGACAAGGCCGCGTTGCGGCTAGGCGTTCTGCAAGATCATCTGGCGCAAAGCGAGTATCTGCTCGACACGTTCACGGTGGGCGACGCCTATCTGGTCACGGTGCTGAACTGGGCATCGTATGGCGGCATCGATCTGTCGCAATGGCCGGCGGTTGCGGGGTACTACAAGCGGTTGATGCAGCGGCCGAGTATTGCAAAAGCCGCCGCCGAAGAAGTCGCGTTGTTTCAGGCAGAAATGGCGAAGCACGCGAAAAGCTGA
- a CDS encoding TetR/AcrR family transcriptional regulator — protein MPISTKKEIRPRGRPRAYDSDQALADARDVFWRNGYAGTSLDQLSSATGMNRPSLYGAFGDKRALYLTTLERYIEAGRLAMVHALAEDLPLPQALLRVYEGALAWYLPADGDPLGCFMIGTATVEAAADAEVRTALGEGLRTYDKAFEKRFKLAQAAGELAADAQPALLAKLASAILHSLALRSRAGDSRASLRATAVAGVALLCGDADS, from the coding sequence ATGCCAATCAGTACAAAAAAAGAGATTCGCCCGCGCGGCCGCCCGCGTGCTTATGATTCCGACCAGGCGCTTGCCGATGCAAGAGACGTGTTCTGGCGCAACGGTTACGCGGGCACCTCGCTGGATCAATTGAGCTCCGCGACCGGCATGAATCGCCCGAGCCTGTATGGCGCATTCGGCGACAAACGCGCGTTGTATCTGACCACGCTCGAACGTTATATCGAGGCCGGCCGTCTCGCGATGGTTCACGCGCTCGCCGAGGACCTGCCCTTGCCGCAGGCACTGCTGCGCGTGTATGAGGGCGCACTTGCGTGGTACCTGCCCGCCGACGGCGATCCGCTCGGCTGCTTTATGATCGGCACCGCCACGGTCGAAGCGGCGGCTGACGCCGAGGTCCGCACGGCGCTTGGCGAAGGGCTGCGCACCTACGACAAGGCCTTCGAAAAACGCTTCAAGCTGGCGCAGGCCGCGGGCGAACTGGCCGCCGACGCCCAGCCGGCTCTCCTCGCGAAGCTCGCGTCGGCGATTTTGCACAGCCTCGCGTTGCGCTCCCGCGCGGGTGATTCGCGCGCGTCGTTGCGGGCCACGGCGGTTGCGGGGGTGGCGTTGCTATGCGGCGATGCGGACAGCTAG
- a CDS encoding LysE family translocator, protein MLDLSTLGTFVAVVLGLFLIPGPAVLLVLTRTVHGGRKAGILTGLGIAVGDFIHTLGAAVGLSALLMTSALAFNAVKFVGAAYLVYLGIRALREKQASTHLPTVAPVSASKAFFQAIPAEVLNPKTALFFLAFLPQFVHPEHGSSFLQFATLGLIFVGMSALYTTLIVLTIRPLGKLVKRMTWLSRWQNKIIGVLFISLGLRVATQTR, encoded by the coding sequence ATGCTTGATCTTTCAACGCTAGGAACGTTCGTTGCCGTTGTATTAGGGCTTTTTCTGATTCCCGGCCCGGCCGTGCTGCTGGTTTTGACGCGCACGGTGCATGGTGGGCGCAAGGCCGGCATACTCACCGGTCTCGGTATCGCCGTGGGCGATTTCATCCATACGTTAGGCGCGGCGGTCGGGCTGTCGGCCTTGCTGATGACCTCGGCACTTGCCTTCAATGCCGTGAAATTCGTCGGTGCGGCGTACCTGGTCTACCTGGGCATTCGCGCGTTGCGCGAGAAACAGGCGAGCACCCATTTGCCGACGGTCGCGCCAGTATCCGCTTCCAAGGCCTTCTTTCAGGCGATTCCTGCCGAAGTGTTGAATCCCAAGACCGCGCTGTTTTTCCTCGCGTTCCTGCCGCAGTTCGTTCACCCGGAGCACGGCTCATCATTCCTGCAGTTCGCGACGCTCGGATTGATCTTCGTGGGCATGAGCGCGCTTTATACAACGCTGATCGTGCTGACCATTCGTCCGTTGGGCAAACTCGTCAAGCGCATGACATGGCTTAGCCGCTGGCAAAACAAGATTATCGGCGTGCTGTTTATTTCGCTCGGCCTGCGCGTCGCGACACAAACGCGCTGA
- a CDS encoding IMPACT family protein, translating into MHTTHEPATFPSTEVLALPTYTLPAPLCAELEIRKSRFIAHAIPVADRDAAMAELRRLRDEHPGATHVCWALLAGGQSGMSDDGEPSGTAGRPILEVLRHHDLDGVLAAVVRYYGGVKLGAGGLVRAYTDAIASALLDAPRVERIAQVTLIVEVSYADEAKVRRWLEAEGYGLVDSAYGMLVKMTIRLPVNAVDAARLALVDMTQGKAGFF; encoded by the coding sequence ATGCACACGACCCATGAGCCCGCAACTTTTCCGTCCACTGAAGTCTTAGCCTTGCCCACCTATACCTTGCCCGCGCCGCTCTGCGCGGAACTCGAAATCCGTAAGAGCCGTTTCATCGCGCATGCGATACCGGTCGCCGACCGCGACGCCGCGATGGCCGAGTTGCGGCGTCTGCGCGACGAGCATCCTGGCGCGACGCATGTGTGCTGGGCGCTGCTGGCGGGTGGCCAGTCAGGCATGTCCGACGACGGCGAGCCGTCGGGAACCGCGGGCCGGCCCATTCTCGAAGTGCTGCGGCATCATGATCTGGACGGCGTGCTCGCGGCCGTCGTGCGGTATTACGGCGGCGTGAAGCTGGGTGCCGGCGGGCTCGTGCGAGCGTACACCGACGCGATTGCCTCGGCGCTACTGGACGCGCCACGGGTGGAGCGGATTGCTCAGGTCACGCTGATCGTCGAAGTGAGTTACGCCGACGAAGCGAAAGTGCGCAGATGGCTCGAAGCCGAAGGCTATGGACTCGTCGACAGCGCTTACGGAATGCTGGTGAAAATGACGATCCGGCTGCCGGTCAACGCGGTGGACGCTGCACGGCTGGCGTTAGTGGATATGACTCAGGGCAAGGCCGGTTTCTTCTGA
- a CDS encoding TonB-dependent receptor family protein, giving the protein MYRFIKRSGALSSAAVFFATHALAQTGKPSDVSEPKLLAPLVVQGQAGHSLTSSTPAQQKRKLDETSGSVGFVNSESYTNTYAFTLRDVLKDVPGVFVQNRYGQELRLSIRGSGIARSYHTRGLEILQDGIPTNQADGSGDYYQIDPLALQATEVYKGGNGLAYGSSTLGGAIDFLTPTAHTAVAPNILRLEGGSFGTVRSSAQFSRVVGPLDFIGTFTVDHNDGFRQHSRGQYEQFNANIGYRFSPNVETRFYLGAYIVDQQLPGTLSLSDALNNPTKAAASALSGDQARNTRTERIANRTTVKLDVGQLDIDTWAIHKSLYHPIFQVIDQDGWTYGVAPRYTATLNLGGMRNDVIAGARFFGGNTQARQYVNVAGNRGTQTLDSSQNAYNYEAYVENRLFFLPTVALMTGVKALRDMREYVDHGGLAADPTYKSASQTYNGINPKLGLLWQPNREIQAFVDITRSQDTPDFTDLAQSFASTTRFTPLQSQHAWTLEVGTRGTRGAVSWDLTAYQSMVRDQLLQYTTNPDIPAATFNANKTVLRGIEAGASVDVWRDVFKPGSGDRITLSGLWNLSDFRFRDDPQYGSNRIAGVPVNVLRAALSYARPDGFHVSATVDWVPAGAWADDANTLRVPGYTLLGLQAGMDFRNGVSVFVDARNLTNKRYVSDISTVANAATASGAIFYPGEGRSVFAGIRYAF; this is encoded by the coding sequence ATGTATCGATTCATCAAAAGAAGCGGCGCGCTATCGAGCGCCGCGGTTTTCTTCGCCACGCACGCGCTTGCGCAGACCGGCAAACCCTCCGACGTTTCGGAGCCGAAACTATTGGCGCCGCTTGTTGTGCAAGGGCAGGCCGGGCATTCTCTAACGTCCAGCACGCCGGCTCAACAGAAGCGCAAGCTCGACGAAACTTCGGGCTCAGTGGGCTTTGTGAATAGCGAGTCGTATACGAACACGTATGCCTTTACCTTGCGCGACGTGCTGAAGGACGTGCCGGGCGTGTTCGTGCAGAACCGCTATGGACAGGAGCTGCGTCTGTCGATCCGCGGCTCGGGCATTGCGCGTTCCTATCACACACGCGGGCTGGAAATCCTGCAGGATGGCATACCGACCAATCAGGCCGACGGCAGCGGCGATTATTATCAGATCGATCCGCTCGCATTGCAGGCGACCGAGGTCTACAAGGGCGGCAACGGGCTCGCTTACGGGTCTTCGACGCTTGGCGGCGCGATCGATTTTCTGACGCCAACTGCACACACAGCGGTCGCGCCGAACATCTTGCGGCTCGAAGGCGGCAGTTTTGGCACGGTGCGCAGCAGTGCGCAGTTTTCGCGCGTGGTGGGACCACTCGATTTCATCGGCACGTTCACGGTCGATCATAACGACGGCTTTCGCCAGCATTCACGCGGTCAATATGAGCAGTTCAACGCCAACATCGGCTACCGCTTCAGTCCGAACGTCGAGACGCGCTTCTATCTCGGCGCATACATCGTCGATCAGCAATTGCCGGGCACGCTCAGTCTGAGCGATGCGCTGAACAATCCAACCAAAGCTGCCGCCAGCGCGTTGTCAGGCGACCAGGCGCGCAATACACGCACGGAGCGGATCGCGAACCGCACGACGGTGAAACTCGACGTCGGCCAACTCGACATCGACACGTGGGCCATCCACAAGAGCCTGTATCACCCGATCTTTCAGGTCATTGACCAGGACGGCTGGACCTATGGCGTGGCGCCTCGCTATACGGCAACGCTGAACCTCGGCGGCATGCGCAACGACGTGATTGCGGGCGCACGTTTTTTCGGCGGCAATACACAGGCGCGGCAGTATGTGAACGTTGCCGGCAATCGTGGCACGCAGACACTCGACTCGTCGCAGAACGCCTACAACTACGAGGCCTATGTCGAGAACCGGCTGTTTTTCCTGCCGACCGTCGCGCTGATGACAGGAGTCAAGGCGCTGCGTGACATGCGTGAATATGTTGACCACGGCGGCCTCGCTGCCGACCCAACCTATAAATCGGCGAGCCAGACCTACAACGGCATCAATCCGAAGCTCGGTTTGTTGTGGCAGCCGAATCGCGAGATTCAGGCCTTTGTCGACATTACCCGCAGCCAGGACACGCCGGACTTCACCGACCTCGCGCAGTCGTTCGCATCGACCACGCGCTTTACGCCGTTGCAGTCGCAACATGCGTGGACGCTGGAGGTCGGGACGCGCGGCACGCGTGGCGCGGTGAGTTGGGACCTCACGGCGTATCAGTCGATGGTGCGCGATCAGTTGCTGCAGTACACGACGAATCCGGATATTCCGGCCGCTACCTTCAACGCCAACAAGACCGTGTTGCGCGGCATTGAAGCGGGTGCTTCGGTCGATGTGTGGCGCGATGTTTTCAAGCCGGGTTCGGGAGACCGGATTACGCTGTCGGGGCTATGGAATCTGAGCGATTTCCGTTTCAGGGACGATCCGCAGTATGGATCCAACCGGATTGCCGGTGTGCCGGTCAACGTGCTGCGCGCCGCGTTGAGTTATGCGCGTCCAGACGGTTTTCATGTGTCGGCGACCGTGGATTGGGTGCCCGCCGGCGCCTGGGCCGATGATGCCAACACACTGCGCGTGCCGGGATATACCTTGCTGGGCCTGCAAGCCGGAATGGATTTCCGCAATGGCGTGTCGGTGTTCGTCGATGCCAGGAATCTGACCAACAAGCGCTACGTTAGCGATATCAGCACGGTGGCCAATGCCGCCACGGCGAGTGGGGCGATCTTTTATCCCGGGGAGGGGCGGAGTGTTTTTGCCGGCATAAGATACGCGTTCTGA
- a CDS encoding DUF2946 domain-containing protein: MLRRHLQKIGSILGLLAILMATLAPTVSQALNARDRLDAALVDHCSAQADASASSGTSDSHSLAFHWEACGYCGLLAHFPVVPPVPLAFATQAAFAHTAVVHASVSAPSVTPHLSAQPRAPPAAVI; the protein is encoded by the coding sequence ATGCTGCGCCGCCATCTGCAGAAGATCGGCAGTATCCTCGGATTGCTCGCAATCCTGATGGCAACGCTCGCACCTACGGTGTCGCAAGCGTTGAATGCGCGGGATCGTCTCGACGCGGCGTTGGTCGACCATTGTTCGGCGCAGGCCGATGCGTCGGCGAGCAGTGGCACAAGTGACTCGCATTCGCTGGCGTTTCATTGGGAAGCATGCGGCTATTGCGGATTGCTCGCACATTTCCCGGTCGTGCCACCGGTGCCGCTTGCCTTCGCGACTCAAGCCGCTTTCGCGCATACCGCTGTCGTCCACGCCAGCGTCAGCGCACCGTCTGTTACGCCGCATCTGTCCGCGCAGCCCCGCGCCCCACCTGCCGCCGTTATCTGA